The Dyella caseinilytica genome has a window encoding:
- the flgF gene encoding flagellar basal-body rod protein FlgF has translation MGSNILQGLYTSVSGLNAFSDALDTISNNVSNMNTPGFRGSDSFFENMMDEDGTEVAGTGIDTSEGDIEQTSTTTDAAIQGQGLFILKDSEGNLYYTRDGQFEFNSSNQLVDSVNQYLVQGYSSTGSMGNIDISNLQTLPASATTSVNMVGNIVTGSSPYTVSDVTIYDAQGTSYQLTVTMTSASSSTTPTPTGSQSWNVVITNSSDQTLGSGQVSFDGTGAPEAGANEVTMTTTLGGQSQSVVFNFGTAGSLSGATDIPGTTTNIAAQVQNGNGVIGLSSQAFNTSGVLQLTYANGTTKAGPQLALASFADESSLQTVQGNLYLPPPGQTAQIGQPGSGSFGQIEGSSLEMSNVNLTQELADMIVLQRGYQASSQVMNVASEMLQQLYSSVQGN, from the coding sequence ATGGGCAGCAACATCCTGCAGGGGTTGTATACCAGCGTTTCCGGGCTCAACGCGTTCTCGGATGCTCTGGATACGATCAGCAACAATGTCAGCAACATGAATACACCGGGTTTTCGCGGTAGCGATTCTTTCTTCGAAAACATGATGGACGAGGACGGCACCGAAGTCGCCGGCACCGGCATCGATACCAGCGAAGGGGATATCGAGCAGACCAGCACTACCACGGACGCTGCTATTCAAGGTCAAGGGTTGTTCATCCTCAAGGATTCCGAAGGCAATCTGTATTACACGCGTGACGGTCAGTTCGAATTCAATTCATCCAACCAATTGGTGGATTCGGTTAACCAGTATCTCGTACAGGGGTACAGTTCCACCGGCAGCATGGGAAATATCGATATCAGTAATCTGCAGACGCTACCGGCGTCGGCGACGACCTCGGTAAACATGGTCGGCAATATCGTTACCGGCAGTTCGCCCTATACGGTCAGCGACGTCACAATCTACGACGCGCAGGGCACCTCCTATCAACTCACCGTTACGATGACCAGCGCAAGCAGTTCTACCACGCCGACCCCGACTGGCTCCCAGTCCTGGAACGTGGTGATTACCAATAGCAGCGACCAAACACTGGGAAGCGGCCAGGTCAGCTTCGACGGCACCGGTGCTCCGGAAGCCGGCGCCAATGAGGTAACCATGACCACCACCCTGGGTGGTCAATCGCAAAGTGTGGTGTTCAATTTCGGTACGGCGGGCAGCCTTAGTGGTGCGACGGATATTCCAGGCACTACGACCAATATTGCTGCGCAGGTGCAGAACGGCAACGGTGTCATCGGACTCTCCTCCCAAGCCTTCAACACGAGTGGTGTCCTGCAACTGACCTACGCGAACGGAACGACGAAAGCCGGTCCGCAACTAGCGCTTGCCTCGTTTGCCGATGAGAGTTCGCTGCAGACGGTCCAAGGCAATCTTTATCTGCCGCCTCCCGGCCAAACCGCTCAGATCGGTCAGCCCGGTAGCGGAAGTTTCGGACAGATCGAAGGCAGCAGCCTGGAAATGTCCAACGTGAACCTCACGCAGGAACTGGCGGACATGATCGTGCTCCAGCGCGGCTATCAGGCGAGTTCGCAGGTGATGAACGTTGCCAGCGAGATGCTGCAGCAACTCTACAGTTCTGTGCAGGGTAACTGA
- a CDS encoding flagellar hook capping FlgD N-terminal domain-containing protein, with product MSVQAIGSTLTTANSASLPDDGVSEQDFIQLFVSELQYQDPTQPLDNSQFLTELAQFVGIEQQSEEVTGINNLATLDSSDQTVALLSKTVQVSNADGSTTTGEVTGIQYSTNGVQLTVTPSSGSVMTNVNLSQITLVTP from the coding sequence ATGTCGGTTCAAGCGATCGGTAGCACATTGACGACGGCGAACTCTGCTTCGTTGCCCGATGACGGCGTCAGCGAACAGGATTTTATCCAGCTGTTCGTCAGCGAACTGCAATACCAGGATCCCACTCAGCCGCTGGACAACAGCCAGTTTCTGACCGAGCTCGCGCAGTTCGTGGGTATCGAGCAGCAAAGCGAGGAGGTCACAGGTATCAACAATCTCGCAACACTGGATTCCTCCGACCAAACGGTGGCCCTGCTGTCAAAAACCGTCCAGGTCAGCAATGCCGACGGCTCAACCACGACCGGCGAAGTCACTGGCATCCAGTACAGCACAAATGGCGTACAGCTAACGGTGACGCCATCCAGCGGCAGCGTCATGACCAACGTCAATCTCTCGCAAATCACGCTCGTAACGCCATAA
- a CDS encoding FliI/YscN family ATPase, which translates to MSTVGALDRFTAALERKALTREYGHLLGFNGLVIEASGPDVKIGELCEIDGHAPGQKVNAEVVGFRDGKVLLMPFGHLRGIAAGARVRSLGRALRVPVARAMIGRVMDAFGEPLDGGPAIIAEAYREVQPAPINPLRRVPLDQPLETGVCAIDGVMPIAKGQRVGVFAGSGVGKSTLLGMMARHVKADVVVVGMIGERGREVGDFLQESLGVEGRRRSVMMVATADQSALVRTHAVHAAHAVAEYFRDMGLDVLLIVDSITRFAMAQREVGLAVGEPPTSRGYPPSVFNLLPQILERGGRVRDGGSISAIYSVLVEGDDMNEPVADHMRAILDGHVVLSRELASRGQLPAIDLLSSVSRLISRVADARHQQLSTRIKSIISTYESSRDLVDMGAYQAGTNLALDEAIALHPKLIDCLKQTPSQSTPLHETVERLEKVLAAKAGGGV; encoded by the coding sequence ATGAGCACGGTGGGGGCCCTCGATCGCTTTACTGCGGCGCTGGAGCGTAAAGCTCTGACTCGCGAGTACGGCCATCTCCTTGGCTTCAATGGCCTGGTTATCGAGGCCAGCGGGCCGGACGTGAAAATCGGTGAGTTGTGCGAAATCGATGGTCATGCGCCAGGTCAGAAAGTAAACGCGGAAGTCGTTGGCTTCCGCGACGGGAAAGTATTGCTGATGCCGTTTGGTCATCTCCGCGGCATCGCAGCGGGAGCGCGGGTCCGATCATTGGGGCGTGCTTTGCGTGTGCCGGTGGCGCGAGCCATGATCGGTCGCGTCATGGATGCTTTCGGTGAGCCGCTGGATGGCGGGCCGGCGATCATTGCCGAGGCTTATCGTGAAGTTCAGCCTGCACCGATCAATCCCCTGCGTAGGGTTCCCTTGGATCAGCCACTGGAAACCGGCGTTTGTGCGATCGATGGCGTCATGCCAATCGCAAAAGGCCAGCGTGTCGGCGTGTTCGCCGGCAGCGGTGTGGGTAAAAGCACCTTGCTCGGGATGATGGCGCGCCACGTCAAAGCTGATGTGGTGGTCGTGGGCATGATCGGCGAACGTGGTCGTGAAGTCGGTGATTTTCTGCAGGAGTCTTTAGGTGTGGAGGGGCGCCGGCGTTCGGTGATGATGGTCGCCACGGCCGATCAGTCCGCGTTGGTGCGCACGCATGCTGTGCATGCTGCCCATGCGGTAGCTGAGTACTTTCGCGACATGGGCCTGGATGTTCTGTTGATTGTCGATTCGATTACGCGTTTTGCCATGGCGCAGCGTGAGGTTGGTCTGGCGGTAGGCGAACCGCCTACCTCGCGCGGCTATCCGCCCTCCGTTTTCAACCTCCTTCCTCAGATTCTTGAGCGAGGTGGGCGTGTGCGCGACGGCGGTTCCATTTCGGCGATCTACAGTGTGCTGGTGGAGGGCGACGATATGAATGAGCCCGTCGCTGACCACATGCGCGCGATTCTGGATGGTCACGTTGTTCTGTCGCGAGAATTGGCCAGTCGAGGCCAGCTTCCGGCCATTGATCTCCTGTCCAGTGTCAGTCGACTGATATCGCGCGTCGCCGATGCGCGACACCAGCAGCTTTCGACGCGCATCAAGTCGATCATTTCGACGTATGAATCCTCGCGCGACTTGGTGGATATGGGGGCTTACCAGGCAGGTACGAATCTTGCGTTGGACGAAGCCATTGCCTTGCACCCTAAATTGATCGATTGCTTGAAGCAGACGCCATCTCAATCGACGCCGCTGCATGAAACCGTTGAACGATTGGAGAAAGTGCTGGCTGCCAAAGCGGGAGGAGGCGTATGA
- the fliF gene encoding flagellar basal-body MS-ring/collar protein FliF, whose protein sequence is MRQFFASMSNRARLAFAIGILLIAGIVGVASWWIMHPPYGVLFRDLRESDAAEISTALDQMQVPYHLADDGKTIMVPDAQVYETRMKLVSQGVPKGGSVGFELFKDSDYGVTEFAQKINFQRALQGELERTISALDEVASARVHLTIRRTDLFAPDQDPSKASVTLNLRPGKHLDAREVVGIQRLVASAVDGLAPEAVVVLDDKGMVLSGYSAEGQNGALNSDGLDAQTQMENQLRARVGELLHRVLRTDNFTVSVDVSLNYDHVKQVREQLIAQGKDGNGLLVHEKVNATGHGADDSDPDHAKSGSTSSDREVEYAHGREQEEVDEAPGRIGRISVGIVIPAVLPPSEISKLNDVVSAALGLDASRGDKVDIAAIAPPEPVSTVAANTDGSAVSRLDATATNASATDETTTSSVVASKYWWIYPVIAALVLVLVGSLLMATRTATPRRLTMSEREAALLRLRQWIETTEVER, encoded by the coding sequence ATGCGGCAGTTTTTTGCGTCCATGTCCAATCGCGCGCGCCTTGCGTTCGCCATAGGAATTTTGCTGATCGCTGGCATCGTCGGCGTGGCGTCGTGGTGGATCATGCATCCACCTTATGGCGTGTTGTTTCGCGACCTGCGTGAATCCGATGCGGCGGAAATCAGCACCGCGCTTGACCAGATGCAGGTGCCCTACCACCTGGCCGACGATGGCAAAACCATCATGGTGCCGGATGCTCAGGTTTACGAAACGCGCATGAAGCTCGTCTCGCAGGGTGTTCCCAAGGGTGGCAGCGTCGGTTTTGAGCTATTCAAGGATTCCGACTACGGGGTGACCGAGTTCGCGCAGAAGATCAACTTCCAGCGTGCGCTGCAGGGTGAGCTGGAACGAACCATTTCAGCACTGGATGAAGTGGCTTCTGCGCGGGTGCATTTGACCATTCGACGCACGGATCTGTTTGCGCCCGACCAGGACCCGTCCAAAGCATCGGTCACCTTGAATCTGCGTCCGGGCAAGCATTTGGATGCGCGTGAGGTGGTGGGCATTCAGCGCTTGGTCGCCTCTGCGGTGGACGGCCTTGCGCCAGAAGCAGTCGTGGTGCTTGATGACAAGGGCATGGTGTTGTCCGGGTATTCGGCAGAAGGGCAGAACGGTGCACTCAATTCCGATGGCCTGGATGCGCAGACTCAGATGGAAAATCAGCTACGCGCTCGGGTGGGCGAGTTGCTGCATCGTGTTTTGCGTACGGACAATTTCACTGTTTCGGTGGACGTCAGTCTCAATTACGACCATGTGAAACAGGTTCGCGAGCAACTGATTGCGCAGGGCAAGGATGGCAACGGCTTGCTGGTGCACGAAAAAGTCAACGCCACCGGTCACGGTGCTGACGATTCCGATCCTGACCATGCCAAGAGTGGCTCCACCAGCAGTGATCGTGAAGTGGAATACGCGCATGGTCGCGAGCAGGAAGAGGTCGACGAGGCGCCTGGTCGGATCGGCCGCATTTCGGTCGGTATCGTCATTCCGGCGGTGTTGCCACCGAGCGAGATCAGCAAGCTGAATGATGTGGTCTCGGCGGCGCTTGGGCTCGATGCATCGCGCGGCGACAAGGTCGATATTGCAGCCATTGCGCCACCCGAGCCTGTTAGCACCGTCGCAGCCAATACGGATGGTTCAGCGGTATCGCGTCTCGATGCCACCGCAACCAATGCTTCTGCGACGGACGAAACCACCACTTCCTCTGTGGTGGCGAGCAAGTACTGGTGGATCTATCCGGTTATTGCTGCGCTGGTGCTAGTACTCGTTGGGTCTTTGTTGATGGCTACTCGCACGGCGACGCCGCGCCGTCTGACCATGTCCGAGCGCGAAGCGGCGTTGCTTCGCCTTCGTCAGTGGATTGAAACGACCGAGGTGGAACGGTGA
- the fliE gene encoding flagellar hook-basal body complex protein FliE, whose protein sequence is MPVEGASAAIEIKPIDIPETRMDEVGQGSQGFIQMLGSQVNELNGSLDQADQAARALAAGEDVPVHDVMIAMEHARLKLQMAVEVRNRVVDAYQNLTNMQL, encoded by the coding sequence ATGCCTGTTGAAGGTGCCTCGGCAGCCATCGAGATCAAACCGATTGATATTCCGGAAACCCGGATGGATGAGGTCGGTCAGGGCAGCCAAGGTTTTATCCAGATGTTGGGTTCGCAGGTCAACGAGCTCAACGGCAGCCTCGATCAGGCCGATCAGGCTGCACGCGCACTGGCAGCTGGAGAGGATGTGCCCGTGCACGATGTGATGATTGCCATGGAGCATGCGCGTCTTAAGTTGCAGATGGCGGTGGAAGTGCGCAACCGGGTCGTCGACGCCTATCAGAACCTTACCAATATGCAGCTTTAA
- a CDS encoding flagellar basal body rod protein FlgC, producing the protein MVVDQIFTATRFGLEYERLRLEAASHNIAIANTPNQAGHPARLMHVSAPYAASFDAMLGETGHSVPSDPVMLATDAGVREEHDPSDPAADKNGMVSYPRVDMASEMSTLMDASRAYEANVRAFNTLRGMALHALDLGGDS; encoded by the coding sequence ATGGTCGTGGACCAGATTTTTACTGCTACACGCTTTGGCCTTGAATACGAGCGGCTTCGTCTTGAAGCGGCCAGTCACAACATTGCCATTGCCAACACACCCAATCAGGCAGGCCATCCTGCGCGTTTGATGCATGTCAGTGCACCTTATGCCGCAAGCTTCGACGCCATGCTGGGTGAAACCGGGCACAGCGTACCTTCCGATCCGGTGATGCTGGCCACCGACGCGGGTGTGCGCGAAGAGCACGATCCTTCCGATCCGGCTGCCGACAAGAACGGCATGGTCAGTTATCCGCGCGTCGACATGGCCTCCGAGATGAGCACGTTGATGGATGCCAGTCGTGCGTATGAAGCGAATGTCCGCGCCTTCAACACGCTGCGCGGCATGGCTTTGCACGCGCTCGACCTGGGAGGTGACTCGTGA
- a CDS encoding flagellar basal body rod protein FlgB has translation MDLTTEALRLGISMARIRAEVASTNIANVDVAGYRPQRADFAQATGLLREAADQSGTDVDSLQAITPHTLGESVRAADPDLNAPVNLDDEVAELETSSVDFQSLTTVMSRRFALMQLALAGRD, from the coding sequence ATGGATTTGACTACCGAAGCCCTGCGGCTCGGCATCAGCATGGCCCGCATCCGCGCCGAAGTGGCGAGTACCAATATCGCCAACGTCGATGTGGCGGGCTACCGGCCGCAACGCGCCGATTTCGCCCAGGCCACTGGCCTGCTGCGTGAAGCTGCGGATCAATCGGGAACGGATGTGGACAGCTTGCAGGCGATTACTCCGCACACGCTGGGCGAATCTGTGCGCGCGGCCGATCCGGATCTGAATGCACCGGTCAATCTGGATGATGAGGTAGCGGAGCTGGAAACCTCCAGCGTGGATTTTCAATCGCTGACGACCGTGATGTCGCGGCGCTTTGCACTGATGCAACTGGCCTTGGCCGGGAGGGATTGA
- a CDS encoding flagellar basal body P-ring protein FlgI, which translates to MKRVLVALLLTLLASPLALAQGNSVRLKEIARVQGVRDNALVGYGLVIGLAGTGDTNKNRLTVQSVANTLSHFGVNIGPDDLNSRNVAAVMVTATLPAFAESGQKMDVSVSSLGDARSLSGGILLLTPLNGPDGKLYALAQGALSVGGYEVSAFGSMEQKNHPTVGRVPDGATVEREAPIGLGEDGRTLDVVLYQPDFTTAERIAESLRRNAGVTAVAEHAGKVRVTFTAPPLDLVQTISMIENVPVTPDQVARVVVNERTGTVVSGGDVRLGAVTISQGDLRIQVQTDYLVSQPDGVLVNPSRNIGTAVVPQANINVQDPEAKLVTIPNGATVSDLIAALRAIHLTTRDVITILQSIKDAGALRGELVIQ; encoded by the coding sequence ATGAAACGTGTTCTCGTCGCACTGTTGTTGACCTTGCTTGCCAGCCCGCTTGCACTGGCACAGGGCAACAGCGTCCGTTTGAAAGAGATTGCCCGTGTGCAAGGCGTGCGGGACAACGCGCTGGTTGGCTACGGCCTGGTGATCGGTCTGGCCGGAACCGGCGATACCAATAAAAACCGTCTGACTGTGCAATCGGTCGCCAATACCTTGAGCCACTTCGGGGTAAATATCGGTCCTGACGATCTGAACAGCCGCAATGTCGCTGCGGTAATGGTGACGGCCACCTTGCCGGCGTTTGCGGAATCTGGCCAGAAGATGGACGTGTCAGTGTCTTCGCTTGGCGATGCGCGCAGCTTGAGCGGTGGCATCTTGCTGCTCACGCCGCTGAACGGTCCGGACGGAAAGCTCTACGCACTGGCGCAGGGCGCTTTGTCGGTAGGCGGCTACGAAGTCAGCGCATTCGGTAGCATGGAGCAGAAGAATCACCCGACTGTGGGTCGCGTACCGGATGGGGCGACCGTGGAGCGCGAAGCACCGATCGGTCTTGGCGAAGACGGGCGCACGCTTGACGTCGTGCTGTATCAACCGGATTTCACGACGGCCGAACGTATTGCCGAATCACTACGCCGCAATGCCGGTGTAACGGCGGTGGCCGAACATGCTGGCAAGGTGCGTGTGACCTTTACCGCTCCACCGCTGGACCTGGTGCAAACGATCTCGATGATCGAAAACGTGCCGGTGACGCCCGACCAGGTCGCGCGCGTCGTGGTCAACGAGCGTACGGGCACGGTCGTTTCGGGCGGCGATGTTCGCCTGGGCGCAGTGACTATTTCACAGGGTGATCTGCGCATCCAGGTACAGACCGACTATCTCGTCTCGCAGCCTGATGGTGTGCTGGTCAACCCCTCGCGCAACATCGGTACAGCAGTGGTGCCGCAGGCCAATATCAACGTGCAGGATCCTGAAGCGAAGCTGGTGACCATACCCAACGGTGCCACCGTATCGGATTTGATCGCCGCGCTACGCGCGATCCATCTGACCACGCGCGATGTCATCACCATTCTGCAATCAATCAAGGACGCCGGCGCGTTGCGCGGCGAGCTGGTGATTCAATGA
- a CDS encoding flagellar basal body L-ring protein FlgH, which translates to MTVLILASVGMTAHAQTSDGSMIDPDNYRGLAADRRAHQVGDTLTVLVTETARATASANTDASGGVQLGANTQNRNGTHNYGLGLNGDDNGQGNTTRAGTLQAELAVRVVAVEADGQLRIHGDQSVEINGEKQQFALTGLVRAEDISANNTILSNRISEADIHYTGKGDISTAQRHSILYRITRWLGLI; encoded by the coding sequence ATGACCGTCCTGATCCTGGCCAGCGTCGGCATGACTGCGCATGCGCAGACTTCCGATGGTTCCATGATCGATCCGGACAACTACCGCGGGCTCGCAGCCGACCGCCGTGCGCATCAGGTTGGTGACACGCTGACGGTGCTCGTCACCGAAACCGCGCGTGCTACGGCAAGCGCCAACACCGATGCCAGCGGTGGCGTGCAGCTCGGTGCGAATACGCAGAACCGTAACGGTACCCATAACTATGGTCTTGGCCTCAACGGAGACGATAACGGGCAGGGCAACACCACGCGTGCCGGTACCTTGCAGGCAGAGCTCGCCGTGCGCGTAGTGGCGGTGGAAGCCGATGGCCAGCTGCGTATCCATGGCGACCAAAGCGTGGAAATCAACGGCGAGAAGCAGCAGTTCGCGCTTACCGGACTGGTGCGCGCAGAGGACATCTCCGCCAACAACACCATTCTTTCCAATCGCATCAGCGAGGCTGACATTCATTACACCGGCAAGGGGGACATTTCCACTGCCCAACGCCACAGCATCCTTTATCGCATCACACGCTGGCTGGGGCTGATATGA